The sequence GTCGTGCACATCGCGGCTATCAGCGCGCCGCTCGCGGCCAAGACGATGGGACGTCTCAGGTGCATCGAAGGATCTCCTCCGGGCAGGGCGAACCGGCCCGGTACAGGCCGGGCCGAGAACGGGGGACGGGAAAAACGGTGCTGCTTGGCGGAAATCAGGATCCGGTGAAGAAGGCTCGCGAACAAGCGACTAACGTACGGTCTTATCTACGAGAGGCAATACTTCCCAAAAGGGACATTTGCCACCATTGGGATCTCTGGTCTTGACCGTCCACTCAGGACTGAAGGCGGATCACCGCCGTTCGGGTGATCTTTCCCGCGCCCGGGACGGCGAAAGGCCCCTCCGCCGGATCGGCGAAGGGGCCTTCGGCACCGCGGACCGTCAGGCGGTCTTCTCGCGCTTCGGGAGCTTCCAACCCGGGCGCACGAAGTGGCAGGTGTACCCGTTCGGAATGCGCTGCAGGTAGTCCTGGTGCTCCGGCTCGGCCTCCCAGAAGTCGCCGGCCGGGCTGACTTCGGTGACGACCTTGCCCGGCCACAGCCCCGACGCGTCGACGTCGGCGATGGTGTCCTCGGCGACGCGCCGCTGCTCGTCGTTCTCGAAGAAGATCGCCGAGCGGTAGCTCAGGCCGATGTCGTTGCCCTGGCGGTTCTTCGTCGTCGGGTCGTGCACCTGGAAGAAGAACTCGAGCAGGTCGCGGAACGTCGTCTGCGAGGGGTCGTAGACCACCTCGATGGCCTCGGCGTGCGTGCCGTGGTTGCGGTAGGTGGCGTTGGGGACGTCGCCACCGCTGTAACCGACCCGGGTCGAAACCACCCCGGGCTGACGGCGGAACAGCTCCTGCATGCCCCAGAAGCAGCCGCCGGCCAGGACGGCCCTTTCGGTTGACGTGGTCACGGCGTCACTCCTTCTCTTCGTGCGGTGCTTCCGGCTGGTACAACTTCCGCCGGTCACCGATGATTCCACGCCGGCATTACGGAAGCCTGACGTCCCCGGAGCGGTGATATCGACTGGTTGATATCGATGATATTTTCTGACGCTCCACAATGGACACTAGACCGGACGGCGGCGGCGGATTCGGCCGTCCGCCAGGGAAAGTCCAAGTGTGTACCGTTCGCCCGCTTCAGCGCGCCGCGACCGCGCCGCGGGTGGGACGATGAGCCGGGGCCGGCCTCCGACACGGCCCTGAGGAGGCGCGCGATGCGCGACCAAAACGGGATCGCCCCCGAACGGACCAGCGGTGTGCTGGTCGTCGAGGTGCGTGGCCAGCTCGACATCGACACGGTGCTGCAGTGGACGACCGTGATCGAAGCCACCATCTGCGAGCTGCCGGGGCCGCACCTGCTGGTGCTCGACCTCGGTGAGCTGGAATTCCTTTCCGTCCGCGGGATCCGCGGCCTGCTGCGGGCGTTCGAGCTGTGCTGGGAGCGCGGGATTTCGGGCTGCCTGATCGCCACCCCGGGCGGCGCGGTCGAGCGGGTGATCCGGCTTACCGGGCTGGCCGGACGGGTGCCGCTGTTCCCGCACCGCGTGGCGGCGATCGCCGCGTACCAGCCGACGGAGATGCGGTGGCTGCCCGGCTGAGGAGGGCGTGACTTCGTGGCGCCGGGCGGGTTTCCGCCCGGCGTCGGCGGCGCTTTGCCCGGTGGCGACGCGAGAGCACGCGCCACCCGCGTCAAGCGGGTTCGCGCACCAGTTCGGCCGCCGCCTCCGCGAACCCGCGTACCCGGGCCGTCGCCGTGGCGGCCGGCCAGATCAAGGCCCACTCGAGGCGCGGTGCGTCGGCCACCGGCACGTAAGCCAGGTCGGGCCGCGGGTAGTACCGCCGGATGTGGGCCCCGACCGGCAGCACTCCCGCACCCGCACCGGCCAGGGTGAGCAGCTCCTGCAGGCCTGCGCGCGCGTGGGTCACGGCATCCGGGGCGTGCTCGTCGAGCCACGGGTCCGGCAGCGCGCACCGCAGCACCGGCACGCGCGCCAGGTCCGCGACCGGCACCGAGTCCCGCCGGGCGAACGGGTGACCCGCCGCGACCGCCAGGAAACGCGTCTCCCGCACCAGCACCGGGCCGGTGACCAGGTCCGGCGCCGCCAGCGGGAGCCCGGCCAGCACGACGTCCACCTCGCCCTCGCGCAGCCAGGGCAGCACCTCGGCCGGCCGTACTTCGCGGAACTCGACGCGGCAGCCGGGCTCGCGCTGCCGGAAGCGCTCGGCCACACCGGCCAGGAGCTGCCCGCCGGCGGCGTCGCCGAACGCGACCCGCAGGGTGCCGGTGACCCCGCGGCCGGTCTCGATCGCCCGGTCCAGCGCCGCGCCGACCGCCGCGAAGGGCGGGGTGAGGTCGGCGACGAGCTGCCGGCCCACCGGCGTCAGTGCCACGCGGCGGCTGGTCCGGGTGAACAGCGGCACGCCGATCCGCCGTTCGAGCTTGCGGATCGTCTGGCTGACCTGCGCGGTCGAGACGTGCAGCCGCTCCGCCGTGCGGCCGAAGTGCAGCTCCCCGGCCAGCGTCAGGAACGTCTCGAGCTCGCGCCACTCCGGCATGCCCGCCCCCGATCGTGAAGTTTCGCTTCACGATCGTGGCACACAAGCGCGTTGATCGGTTCCGCGGGGCGGGCCAGCCTCGAGGGCATGACCACGGAAAACGACCGGCACGAGATCGTCGACGCGCTCTACCGCTTCGGCCTCGGCCAAGACCTCAAGGACCGCGCGTTGTTCGCGTCCTCGTTCGCCGCCGACGCGGAGCTGGACTTCCGGCCCGCGGCCGCCAAGTGGGGCGCGCGGCCGCCGCTGATGACCGGCCGGGACGCGATCGTCGACACGATCCTGGCGCTGTTCGAGGGGCGCGTCGACACGACCCACCAGGTGACCAACCCGCGTGTCACCGTCGACGGCGACACCGCGCGCCTCACGGCCCTGGTCGAGGCCCAGCACCTGCTGAGCGCCGACCACTCGACGCACGCGCTGCTCAAGAACCGCTACGACACCGACCTGGTCCGCGACGGCGACCGCTGGGTGCTGCGCCGGGTGGTGATCGAGAACGCCTGGTACACCGGCGACCCGGTGGCCATCTTCGGCTGAGCGCTACTCGCCGCGCATCGATCGGCGGATCTCGGCCAGCCGGTCCTTGGCCGCCTGGTCGCGGTCGGCGATCTGCTTGTCGAGGGCGTCCGCCGTGTGCTCGGTGCCGAGCCCGGCGACCTCGGTGGCACCGACGGACGTCGTGTACCGGTTCTCGATCTTGTCGCGCACGAAGTCGAAGCTGGGCACGCCGCCCTCGCTGTAGTCCGGCTCCGGCAGGGGCGGCGAGGGCACCGCGATCGCCGCGGTGGGGGTCTCGTCGACGATCTCGCCGTCCAGGACGTTCGGGTCGCCGTCGGGTGTGGTCATCTGCCGACTCTAGCGCCGGAGTGGGCACTCCCGCCGGTAGCGCAGTGGGTAATTCGGCCGTTGGGCGGCGCCGCGCGGTGCGCGATCGTCGACCCGCACAGCCGGTGTCCGGAGGGAGCAGACCATGAGTGCCGGGGCCTACCGCGCCGAAACCACGGAAATGGGGACGGTCGCCAAGGCGGTCGAGGAAGTCGGGTCGAGCTTCCATTCGGTGACCCGTGACCTGGAGGGCCTGGTGCTCGACGCGTTGTCGTTCGCCGGGATCGGGAGCGCGGTGGCCGCCGCGAACTCGGCGCTGCACTCGTCGCTGGGCAGCGCGCTGCAGAAGTTCCTGAGCCTGATCACGAACGTCAACCAGAACGTCCAGACGGCCGCGAACCGCTACAACGCGGCCGACTCCGACGTCGCGCAGGCCTACGGCGGCGGCCAGGCCCAGGCCGGCGGCGGGGGAGCGGCGGCCGCGGCGGCGCCGCAGCAGCTGGACCCGCGCGTGGTCGATTCGATCATGCGCTCGGAAGGCGCGACGGGCGAGCAGGGCGGCGTGCCCGAGGCGTACGGCTTCCGGCAGAACATGCACAACGGCTACGACCGGATCATCGCGGCGCGCGAGCAGTACGGCATCGGCAGTGCCGAGGAACGCGCGGTCGTCTCGGACCTGATGACGGCGAACGCGCGCACGGCCGGCGCGCTCAACTTCACCGACCCGGGCACCCAGGCCGCGATCATGTCCGGCGCGCACATGCGCGGCGCCGGCGGCGTGCGGGCGATCCTCAACCACATGGGCGGCGACGACATCGTGCGCAGCTCGCGGACGCTGAGCGACGCGACGATCCAGCACGTGCAGGGCCTGACGCCGGAGCAGTTCCAGCAGGAGTTCCGCGACGCCCGCGTCGAATACGACCGCCAGATCTACGGCGACACCACCACCCGCCAGGGCGGGCACACGCAAAACTGGTGGGACCGCTACGGAAACGGATTGACCCAGCGGTACGACCGCGAACAACAGGAATTCCTCCGGCTTTCGCAGCCGGCGAACTGATCGGTTCGAAGATCGGAAAACGGGGAACCCTACCTCCTGTAGCCGAACGACAACGGGAGGCACGCGATGAACCGGAGGATGATCGCACTACTGGGCGGGGTCGCCGCGATGGCGGGGACCGTGGCGTTCGCGGGAACGGCCGAAGCGGCGTCGACGCCGTGCGACGCCGACGCGAAGGCCTGCGTCCAGCGCAGTTCGAATACGGCGTGGTTGACCGACGGCGCCGGGAACGTCACCTACGGCGGCGTCCCGATCACCGTGGGGCTGGCGAAGTACCCGACCCCGCTGGGGAAGTTCCACGTGCAGTACAAGGACATCGACCACTACAGCAAGCAGTACAACGGGCCGATGCCGTACTCGGTGTTCTTCACCACCACCGGGGTCGCTTTCCACCAGGGCAGCCTGAAGGTGAAGTCCCACGGGTGCGTGCACCTTTCGCACGCGGCCGCGGTGACGTTCTACAACACCTTGCACCCGGGTGACGTCGTCCAGGTCGTGCCCTGATCCGTCGCTTGTGGACGGTTGAGGAGCGCACCCAGGACAGCACCGAACACCAGGTGATCGGCCAGCTGCGGCGCGCGGGGAAGCGCCCGCACGGCGGGGTAGGCCCGAGCGGCGACGCCTAGATCGAGCACGGCGATCGCCAGCCCGGCCACCGCACCGCGGGTGACGCCGCGGCAGCCGGCCGAGGCGAGCACGCCGGTCCACCCGGCGGCGACGAGAACGTGCGCGACCAGCCCGGCGGCGACGCCGGGCCGGTCGCGCCGGCCCGGGATGAGGGTGCCCGCGACGCGCGTGGCGGCGAGGAGGTCGCCGCCGGTGAGCAGCGCGTGCGCGGTCGACGGTATACCGCTGACCACGGCGGCGACGGCTCCGGCACGCACGACCCGGCGGATTGCTGCCTTGAACTCGTTCATGTCATCGGCCCGGCGTCAGCCGGCAGCGAGGTACGCCGCCACCCGGATCCGCAGCCCGCGGACGTGGGGGAGCGCGATGGCGAACGCCCGCGCCGGCCGGTATCCCGGCCACGGGTCGCCGTGCGTGCACGGACCCAGGAAGTACACGAAGCCGTCTTCGTCGTCGTAGCGGCCGGGCGACCAACGCTGGACCGCGCCCGGCACCCTGGCCTCCCAGTACGCGGGGTGCTTCAGCACGCGGCCGAGTTGCCGGGCGAAGCGGGGCAACTCGGCTTCCGCCAGGCCGAGGCCGCGGCCGCTCCAGACCCGAGGGGTGCGTTCCGGCGTGCGCGCGGGGCAGCCGAAGGTGACCTCGCCGCCCGCGTAGTGGCGGGTCCAGCGAGCACTTTCCGTTGCCAATGCGTCGAATTCGGGGCCGCCGGTGATCTCCAGCGTCATGGGAAAACGATAGGCGATCAAGCGCTCGAGAGTACCGCCGCGCGGGTGTCGATCACTGGTCCAATAGTGTATACAGTATGCAGTAGTCACGTCGGACCCGGAGGCCGCCATGTACTCAGTCACCGACCCCGCGACGGGTGAGCGGGTCGAGGAGATCCTGAACGCGACCGACGAGGAGGTCCGCGCCGCCATCGGCCGGGTGCACCGCGGGTACGCGGGCTGGCGGGCCCGGCACGTCGCCGAGCGGGCCGCGATCGTGCGCCGCGCCGGCGAGCTGTTCGCCGAACGCGCCGACGAGCTCGCCGCGATCATGACCCTCGAAATGGGGAAGCGGATCAACGAAGGCCGCGGCGAAGTCGGCGTCGTCGTCGACATCTTCCGCTACTACGGGGAGCGCGGCCCGGAACTGCTGGCCGACGAGCCGCTGCCGATCCGCGGCGGCGAGGCGGTGCTGACGAAGGAGCCGATCGGGCCGCTGCTCGGCGTCATGCCGTGGAACTTCCCGTGCTACCAGGTCGCCCGGTTCGTCGCGCCGAACCTGGTGCTGGGCAACACGATCCTGCTCAAGCACGCGTCGATCTGCCCGCGTTCGGCGGTGGCGATCGAGCGCGTGCTGCGCGACGCCGGCGTGCCCGAAGACGCGTACGTGAACGTCTTCGCGTCCAGCCGGCAGGTCCCGTGGATCCTCGCCGACCCGCGCATCCAGGGCGTCTCGCTGACCGGCAGCGAGCAGGCGGGCATCTCCGTCGCGGCCGAAGCCGGGCGGAACCTCAAGAAGAGCGTCCTCGAGCTCGGCGGCTCCGACCCGTTGATCGTGCTGGACACCGATGACCTGGACGAGACGGTCAAGATCACCGCGACGGCCCGGATGCGCAACTGCGGCCAGTCGTGCAACGCGCCGAAGCGCATCATCGTGCTGGGCGAGCTCTACGACGAGTTCACCGACCGCTTCGCCAAGCGCGTCGCGGCGTACTACGTCCCGGGCGACCCGGCGGACCCGGCGACCACGCTGCCGCCCCTGGCTTCCCCATCCGCCGCGGACGAGGTAGCCGCCCAGATCGACCGCGCGATCCGCGACGGCGCGACCTTGCGTGCGGGCGGCCACCGCATCCCCGGCCCGGGCGCCTACCTGGAGGCGACGGTCCTCACCGACGTGACCCCGGAAATGGCGGCGTACCACGAGGAAATCTTCGGCCCGGTGGCGTTGCTGTTCCGCGCGGAGACGGAGGAGGAGGCGATCGCACTGGCCAACGACACCCCGTTCGGCCTCGGCGCAAGCGTCTTCAGCACGAACCGCGAACGCGCGGCCCGTGTGGCGCGGAGAATCGAGGCGGGGATGGTGTACATCAACAAGTCCGGCGGGTCGGAGGCGGATCTTCCCTTCGGTGGCATCAAGCGGTCGGGGATCGGCCGGGAGCTGGGGCCGCTGGGGATCGAGGAGTTTATGAACAAGAAGCCCATCCGCCTCTGACCTGCTGCTTTGTTGCGTTCGGCCTCGTCAGGCTGTCTCGGAATCCTGGGCCGTCTGCTGCGGTCGGCGGGGCTTGAACACCCGGTTCGTGGCCGCCTGAGCCCGCTTGTGGCTCGATGGGACGAGGTGGGTGTAGATCCGGAGCGTGTATCCGGGGTCGTGGTGACCGAGGTACTCGGCGACTTCCTTGATCGACACGCCGTTGGCGAGCATCGTGGAGGCGAAGAAGTGCCTCATGGCGTGCATCCCGTCCCGGCGTTCGACGTAGTCGAGCCCCGCACTCGCGAAGGCCGGCCGCCAGACGTGGTACGCGAAGTTGGAGCCCTTGATCACGTTCCCGATCGGCTGCCCCGCGTAGACGCTGCGCTTGGTCGTCCGGGCGATCAGAACGCGCACGGTTTCGGGCCGGCCACCTGGTTCGAGCCAGGGGAGCGTCAGCGTGACCGGCTCGAAGGTGGCCATGTAGTCGTCGATGTCATCGAGCACGCCTTGCCCGAGCGGCACCACACGCGTCTTGCCGCCCTTGGGCGGAGAGAACACCGGCTGAGTGCCGATCCACCGGATCTGGCGCTGAACGTTGACGATCATCTCGTCCCGGTCGACGTCGTCCGGGCTGAATCCGAAGATCTCCATCTGTCGTAGGCCGAGCCCGGCCCCGAGCGGCACCGTGACGGTGTACTCGACGGGCAAGGCAAGCCGGACGGCGCGGACCCGGCTGTCCGGCCACGGGATGACCTTCCGCTGGACGGGCTTGGGCCGCTTGACGCTCTTCGCCCGGCACGGGTTCGCCCGGATCTTCTTGTCGTCGTAGGCCGCCTGGAGGATGGCGGACACGGTGTCGAACAGAACCGCGGATGAGCTGCTCGACAACCTGATGCTCTACTGGCTGCCCGGCACCGGTGCCTCATCCGCCCGGCTGTACTGGGAAAGCCTCCGGCAGGTCAACGAATGGATCTCCGGGTCGGCCGGCGCGCCGGTGACCGTACCCACCGGCTGTTCGGTCTTCCCCAAGGAGCTGCAGCGCCCGTCTCGGCGGTGGGCGGAGCGCCGGTTCCCGAACATCCGGTACTGGAACGAGCCCGGCAAGGGCGGCCACTTCGCGGCGTTCGAGCAGCCGGCGTTGTTCGTCGACGAGGTCCGGTCATTCTTCCGGCTGGTCCGCTGATGGTCACCCCTACTCGGTAAGCGGCTGGCTGAAGATCAACAAGTGCCCATCGGGTGTCCGTACGTTGAAGTCGCGCATCCCGTAGGGCCGGTCAGCCAGTGGCTCGACGATGTCGGCGCCGCGGGCGCGCAGCTCGTCGTGGCAGGAATCGACGTCGTCGACGACAACCGTCACCCTGGCCGGGCCGACGCTGCTTTCGGCGTACAGGTGGAACTCGGCGGTGTCGCGGATCACGGCCGCGTAGCTAGGCGGGGTCTCCCAGGTGAATATGGTGTCGAATCCGAGCGCGTCCGTGAAGTACGACCGCGCTGCCTGCACATCTCGGCACGGCAGCACGGGAATCGCCACCCGCATGACCATTCCGTCACCTTACCTGACTTTGGCTCAAGATCGCTGATCTTGGGTAGGGTGCTGGCTGTTGAGCTGCGGTTTCGTCGTGTGAACGGCGAAAATCTGCGCACTATCGTGCACTCCTCGCGTCGCGGGTCGCGGGACTCGAGCACATCGGCTCGGCGCATGACGATGCGGCGTTGGAGGCGCTCAAGGCGGTGGCGAGGCAGCGTCTGGCTGTTGGGCAGCCCGAGCTCGACTTTGGCCCGGACTTCGCGGCGTTGCAGGCCGGCAGTGGTGCTGGCACGGATCGTCGAGCCGACCAGCAAGCTGGACAGTCTGCGAGTGGTCGAGGAGGCAGGTTTCGACCCGCCGGCGTACGCGACCCTCAAGCGGCGTCTGCCCGCGTTCGCGAAAGAGTCCTGGCGGCAGAAGTCGGCCGCGGCGTGCGCCCGCACCGCTGATCCGGGGCCGGCGTCACTGGTTCTCCACGATGTGTCCACCTTGTACTTCGAGACCGATGCCGGGGACGGGTTCCGTGAGCCCGGGTTCTCCAAAGAACGCCGCCTGGAGCCGCAGATCACGATCGGGCTGCTCACCGACGCAAGCGGGTTTCCGTTGCTGGTCAACGCGTTCGAGGGCAACCGGGGCGAGACCACTACGATGCTGCCGACCAATCCGTGCGTTCATGGATGCCCACCAGCCGGCTGATGTCACGGTCGTGGCCGACGCCGGCATGATCTCTGCGGCCAACCAGCAGGCCATCGAGGCCGCGGGGTTGTCGTTCATGCTCGGCGCGCGGATACCCGACGTGCCGTACGTGGTCCAGGCGTGGCGCCACGAGCACCCGGATGAGCAGATCCCCGACGGGCACATCTTCACCCAGCCCTGGCCTGCCGGCCCCAAGGACCAGCGCCGCGACCAGATCATCCACTACCAGTACCGGGCGGACCGGGCTCGGCGCACCCTGCACGGCATCGACGAACAGGTCGCCAAGGCCGAGCAGACCGTCGCCGGCAAGACCGCGGTCAAACGCAACCGGTTCATCCAGCTCACCGGCGCCACCAAGAGTGTCAACCGGACCCTGGAAGCCAAGGCACGCGCCCTTGCCGGCCTCAAAGGCTACGTCACCAACCTCCCGGACGTCACCGCCGAGTTCGTGATCGACGCCTACCACCGACTGTTCCACATCGAGAAGTCGTTCCGAATGTCCAAACACGACCTACGTGCGCGGCCGATCTACCACCACAAGCGCGAGTCGATCGACGCGCACCTGACGGTCGTGTTCGCCGCCCTGGCCGTCAGCAGGTGGATCGAGCAGACCACCGGCTGGTCGATCAAGAAGTTCGTGCGCACCACCCGCCGCTACCGCACCATCAACATCCAGGCCGGCGAGCACACCCTCACCGCCGTCGACCCGCTACCCGACGACCTCCGCGATGCGGGGACGAGGAAGACGGGGGAGGGCTGCCACCAGGCCAGACAGACACAGCGGCGGCAGAAAGCCAGGCCGTCCACAGGCCGTCAGACGTCCAGACAGGCCCGGACGCGACCGGACCCAACAGACACAAAAGAGCAGGTCAGAGGCGGTGTGCCCAAGAACGTCCCCAGGCCCGTCGACCGCCTGGATAGTTCATGAACAAGAAGCCCATCCGCCTCTGACCCTCAGCTCGGCTGAAAGAACTCGAGCAGCCGCCGGCTGGCGTCGGGTGACATCAGCAGCTCCTGCATCTTCGCCGACATCCGCGCGGCCGCCCCCGTCCGCTCGTACATCTCCCGCTCGTACTCCCCGATCGCCGAAGGGAAGTCCGGCTGCGAAGCCAGCGCGAGACCCAACACAGCGCCGTCCAGCATCGCCATGTTCGCCCCCTCACCCACCGGCGGCATCAGGTGCGCCGCATCTCCGATCAGCGTCACGTCCGGCTTCGAAGGCCACGTGAGGCCGGGCGGAAGGGTCGTGATCGCGCGGGGAACAACCGTGTCGTCGCAAGCCTCGATCAGCGCCGTGATGCCGGGATCCCACCCGGGCAAGAGGTCGATCAACCGCGCGCGAGCCGCCGCCGGGTCGTCGAACGGGATGTCGCTCGTGGTGAACCAGTCCTCGCCGGTGTTGTAGAAGCTGATGCCG is a genomic window of Amycolatopsis lexingtonensis containing:
- the msrA gene encoding peptide-methionine (S)-S-oxide reductase MsrA produces the protein MTTSTERAVLAGGCFWGMQELFRRQPGVVSTRVGYSGGDVPNATYRNHGTHAEAIEVVYDPSQTTFRDLLEFFFQVHDPTTKNRQGNDIGLSYRSAIFFENDEQRRVAEDTIADVDASGLWPGKVVTEVSPAGDFWEAEPEHQDYLQRIPNGYTCHFVRPGWKLPKREKTA
- a CDS encoding STAS domain-containing protein — protein: MRDQNGIAPERTSGVLVVEVRGQLDIDTVLQWTTVIEATICELPGPHLLVLDLGELEFLSVRGIRGLLRAFELCWERGISGCLIATPGGAVERVIRLTGLAGRVPLFPHRVAAIAAYQPTEMRWLPG
- a CDS encoding LysR family transcriptional regulator, whose translation is MPEWRELETFLTLAGELHFGRTAERLHVSTAQVSQTIRKLERRIGVPLFTRTSRRVALTPVGRQLVADLTPPFAAVGAALDRAIETGRGVTGTLRVAFGDAAGGQLLAGVAERFRQREPGCRVEFREVRPAEVLPWLREGEVDVVLAGLPLAAPDLVTGPVLVRETRFLAVAAGHPFARRDSVPVADLARVPVLRCALPDPWLDEHAPDAVTHARAGLQELLTLAGAGAGVLPVGAHIRRYYPRPDLAYVPVADAPRLEWALIWPAATATARVRGFAEAAAELVREPA
- a CDS encoding nuclear transport factor 2 family protein; translated protein: MTTENDRHEIVDALYRFGLGQDLKDRALFASSFAADAELDFRPAAAKWGARPPLMTGRDAIVDTILALFEGRVDTTHQVTNPRVTVDGDTARLTALVEAQHLLSADHSTHALLKNRYDTDLVRDGDRWVLRRVVIENAWYTGDPVAIFG
- a CDS encoding L,D-transpeptidase; the protein is MNRRMIALLGGVAAMAGTVAFAGTAEAASTPCDADAKACVQRSSNTAWLTDGAGNVTYGGVPITVGLAKYPTPLGKFHVQYKDIDHYSKQYNGPMPYSVFFTTTGVAFHQGSLKVKSHGCVHLSHAAAVTFYNTLHPGDVVQVVP
- a CDS encoding NAD-dependent succinate-semialdehyde dehydrogenase, with amino-acid sequence MYSVTDPATGERVEEILNATDEEVRAAIGRVHRGYAGWRARHVAERAAIVRRAGELFAERADELAAIMTLEMGKRINEGRGEVGVVVDIFRYYGERGPELLADEPLPIRGGEAVLTKEPIGPLLGVMPWNFPCYQVARFVAPNLVLGNTILLKHASICPRSAVAIERVLRDAGVPEDAYVNVFASSRQVPWILADPRIQGVSLTGSEQAGISVAAEAGRNLKKSVLELGGSDPLIVLDTDDLDETVKITATARMRNCGQSCNAPKRIIVLGELYDEFTDRFAKRVAAYYVPGDPADPATTLPPLASPSAADEVAAQIDRAIRDGATLRAGGHRIPGPGAYLEATVLTDVTPEMAAYHEEIFGPVALLFRAETEEEAIALANDTPFGLGASVFSTNRERAARVARRIEAGMVYINKSGGSEADLPFGGIKRSGIGRELGPLGIEEFMNKKPIRL
- a CDS encoding tyrosine-type recombinase/integrase; this encodes MSAILQAAYDDKKIRANPCRAKSVKRPKPVQRKVIPWPDSRVRAVRLALPVEYTVTVPLGAGLGLRQMEIFGFSPDDVDRDEMIVNVQRQIRWIGTQPVFSPPKGGKTRVVPLGQGVLDDIDDYMATFEPVTLTLPWLEPGGRPETVRVLIARTTKRSVYAGQPIGNVIKGSNFAYHVWRPAFASAGLDYVERRDGMHAMRHFFASTMLANGVSIKEVAEYLGHHDPGYTLRIYTHLVPSSHKRAQAATNRVFKPRRPQQTAQDSETA
- a CDS encoding VOC family protein, yielding MVMRVAIPVLPCRDVQAARSYFTDALGFDTIFTWETPPSYAAVIRDTAEFHLYAESSVGPARVTVVVDDVDSCHDELRARGADIVEPLADRPYGMRDFNVRTPDGHLLIFSQPLTE